Proteins encoded in a region of the Lepeophtheirus salmonis chromosome 6, UVic_Lsal_1.4, whole genome shotgun sequence genome:
- the LOC121119236 gene encoding uncharacterized protein — translation MRNSSILKWAQNNKTNKLLSNGKSKDDKGGNQNWIHSPETLLKGHVVYLVKFLGNTEVDKPKGIEVVKQGIQKLKFNQQLKKSEGNSKTPKVELSISVDGVAIQDPKSKEILHQYALHKISYCADDKAEKRFFSFIAKEGDSEKHCCYVFVSDKLAEEITLTIGQAFELAYKKFLDTSGKDLEIKKQLLVLQKRIGILENENSELKKRLKDIADIKGQADIQQYLKTNGLKDLCSVREIPEDSSLANTSTTSGMNSMTEEGSSAMDGDASSSDNDEQLICLDGNKLEGLSLDDLNDDDFNPREGDGGCNIQESDDFDFNPRATEASSPQQQQQTTVIPKPLPALPPRTGPAQPSPTSNLNNIGIFNNNHHNNNNNGGLFNNNNNNPFTTVASPPVSNNNTIDPFGMTAFSQSSSSSNTTLLNNKKTFDNFESGLTLGNFSLDELDPLKK, via the exons ATCAAAATTGGATTCACAGTCCAGAAACACTTTTGAAAGGCCATGTAGTATATCTAGTCAAG TTTTTAGGGAATACAGAGGTTGACAAACCAAAAGGAATAGAAGTCGTGAAGCAAGGGATCCAAAAACTCAAGTTTaatcaacaattaaaaaagtcaGAAGGCAATTCTAAGACTCCCAAGGTAGAGTTGTCCATCTCTGTTGATGGTGTTGCAATTCAAGATCCCAAGTCAAAGGAAATCCTTCATCAGTATGCCCTACATAAAATTTCCTACTGTGCTGATGACAAAGCTGAAAAGAGGTTCTTCAGTTTCATTGCGAAAGAGGGTGATTCAGAGAAACATTGCTGCTATGTCTTTGTTAGTGATAAATTGGCGGAAGAAATCACGTTAACAATTGGTCAAGCCTTTGAATTAGCATATAAAAAATTCTTGGATACGAGTGGAAAGGATTTGGAAATTAAGAAACAATTGCTCGTTCTTCAAAAAAGGATAggtattttagaaaatgaaaactCCGAATTAAAAAAGCGATTGAAGGACATCGCCGATATAAAAGGTCAAGCAGATATTCAGCAATATTTGAAGACGAATGGA TTAAAGGATCTTTGTTCAGTTCGTGAAATCCCGGAAGACTCGTCTTTAGCAAATACTTCAACAACATCAGGAATGAATTCCATGACAGAAGAAGGATCCTCCGCCATGGACGGAGATGCTTCTTCCTCGGATAATGATGAACAATTGATTTGTCTCGATGGAAATAAATTAGAAGGTCTTTCTCTTGATGATTTGAACGACGATGACTTCAATCCCAGAGAAGGAGATGGTGGGTGTAATATACAGGAATCAgatgattttgattttaatcCAAGAGCAACTGAAGCGTCTTCTCCACAACAACAGCAGCAAACTACAGTCATACCCAAACCTTTACCTGCCCTACCACCTCGGACTGGGCCTGCTCAACCCTCTCCGACATCCAACCTCAACAATATTGggatttttaacaataatcaccacaacaacaacaataatggAGGCCTtttcaacaacaataataataacccTTTTACCACTGTGGCCTCTCCGCCGGTCAGCAATAACAATACAATTGATCCCTTTGGAATGACTGCTTTTTCGCAATCGTCTTCTTCTTCTAACACAACACTTCTTAACAATAAAAAGACATTCGATAATTTTGAATCTGGATTAACCTTGGGAAATTTTTCATTAGATGAATTGGATCCTTTGAAAAAGTAG
- the LOC121120024 gene encoding chromosome transmission fidelity protein 8 homolog — translation MQIPIIKDPAGVNNWSLLEFQGHFVKSDHQSEGSVPLGDLHWSRGKNNPGILIVGHHVFTGKNMNDDGSGVFLLLSKKKKTEESESVEYNIKAVIKRALIFKARPKPMVVLATINQK, via the coding sequence atgcaaATTCCTATCATCAAGGATCCGGCAGGAGTCAATAACTGGAGCCTCCTTGAATTTCAAggtcattttgtaaaaagtgaTCATCAGTCCGAAGGATCTGTTCCTCTTGGAGATTTGCATTGGAGTCGTGGCAAGAATAATCCCGGAATCCTTATTGTGGGACATCACGTCTTTACGGGTAAAAACATGAACGACGATGGATCCGGAGTTTTTCTtctattgtcaaaaaagaaaaagactgAGGAATCTGAGTCTGTGGAGTACAACATCAAGGCTGTAATCAAGAGGGCGTTAATTTTTAAAGCGCGTCCTAAGCCCATGGTTGTTCTAGCAACtatcaaccaaaaataa
- the LOC121120368 gene encoding uncharacterized protein: MVGLLRIVFCFWMCFYSTVAFQSSTCTDSQQLSILESVIHCRLRDTTLHLDDEMTNVTNAIQIIPDVVVVKRCKGSCHLQSHQCVPTSTKRKSINVMIVVSQFPLGHAKTRCETIEIEEHSECSCGCPIGPATCSHDQYFEPGSCRCICSDHRARNLCAGRGMLWDMKRCMCMCPISTWTACSTGYSFDFLDTCICLPINNNASTSILVTSIIFISFFIASAIGGYYIHHRNMKRNRIKAERRKEAVGFFMESNESEHN; this comes from the exons ATGGTCGGGCTTCTCAGGATTGTATTTTGCTTTTGGATGTGTTTCTATTCAACAG TTGCTTTTCAATCATCTACATGCACGGATTCTCAACAACTAAGCATACTTGAATCTGTAATTCATTGTAGGCTGAGAGACACTACTCTGCACCTAGATGATGAAATGACCAATGTTACAAATGCAATACAAATCATACCGgatgttgttgttgttaaaAGATGCAAGGGATCTTGTCACCTTCAATCTCATCAATGTGTTCCTACGTCTACAAA aagaaaaagtattaaTGTTATGATTGTGGTTTCACAATTCCCACTTGGACATGCAAAAACTCGGTGTGAAACTATCGAAATTGAAGAGCACAGTGAGTGTTCCTGTGGTTGTCCAATTGGTCCAGCTACTTGTAGTCATGATCAATATTTTGAACCTGGAAGTTGTCGCTGCATATGCTCGGATCATAGAGCAAGAAATCTATGTGCTGGTCGAG GAATGTTGTGGGATATGAAGCGCTGTATGTGCATGTGTCCAATATCCACCTGGACTGCATGCTCCACAGGCTATTCTTTTGACTTTTTAGATACATGTATTTGTCTTCCAATCAACAATAATGCGTCAACGAGTATTCTGGTTACCTCCATcattttcatatcatttttcattGCTTCCGCTATTGGtggatattatatacatcatcGAAACAtgaaaagaaatagaataaaGGCTGAGAGACGGAAAGAGGCAGTCGGTTTCTTTATGGAGTCCAATGAAAGTGAACATAACTAA
- the LOC121121131 gene encoding protein IWS1 homolog, with translation MSSSTSSSEDEIETKRKPKRIVGKLFDESSDDNIDFQDKLSEEKNAQNSTLTYYSSSSDDERESVEPEIVCQPEESSMIIDPSINNNVCYTEQSKNDNGTRSDEEPSASQESSAKLCDFDEMLKRKRAEKCIQRKRKSANNIDLINDNDDAISKLIADMRQASKIDKEFNFQRKPATNKMKLLTQVMKKLGKVDLIMAFVEANVLSVMTDWLAPMPFDKSLPHVKIRTEFLKFLENLRIDDYTRLKESGIGKAVMYLYRHPKEERENKKRAGRIVTKWARPIFKLTSDFSDLSREDRQERDEEMARKLGVDHRGSKSKKKEEVSTPSLRPGDPGWVMRARVPMPNVREYIRRPEWTSEIDISQDQKKKLTLLDKHKRLFADRRRRNRQQHAMKISLEGKNMDL, from the exons ATGAGTAGCAGCACTTCTTCGTCTGAAGATGAAATTGAAACTAAAAGAAAACCTAAGCGGATAGTGggaaaattatttgatgaatcCAGTGATGATAATATCGATTTTCAAGACAAATTGTCTGAAGAGAAAAATGCTCAAAACTCAACATTAACCTACTACTCTTCCTCTAGCGATGATGAAAGGGAAAGTGTTGAGCCAGAGATTGTCTGTCAACCAGAAGAATCTTCCATGATAATAGATccttctataaataataatgtatgttaTACCgagcaatcaaaaaatgacaatgGAACAAGATCAGACGAAGAACCCTCAGCGTCTCAAGAAAGTTCAGCTAAGCTTTGTGATTTTGATGAAATGCTCAAGAGAAAAAGAGCAGAAAAATGCATACAGCGTAAGCGCAAATCCGCAAACAACATcgatttaataaatgataacgATGATGCAATCTCAAAACTAATAGCTGATATGCGACAAGCCTCAAAAATTgacaaagaatttaatttccAACGTAAGCCTGCAACAAACAAAATGAAACTTCTTACACAAGTCATGAAAAAATTGGGGAAAGTAGATTTAATAATGGCATTTGTTGAAGCAAATGTATTGTCAGTGATGACGGATTGGTTAGCACCCATGCCGTTTGATAAATCCCTTCCCCACGTTAAAATAAGAacagaatttttgaaatttctagaAAATCTTAGAATAGATGACTACACCAGACTGAAAGAATCTGGGATTGGCAAGGCCGTCATGTATCTTTACAG acatcctaaagaagaaagagaaaataaaaaaagagctgGACGCATTGTAACCAAGTGGGCTCGTCCAATCTTCAAATTAACATCCGATTTTTCAGATTTATCAAGGGAGGATCGTCAAGAAAGAGATGAAGAAATGGCTAGAAAATTGGGCGTGGATCACCGAGGTTCCAAGTCGAAAAAGAAAGAAGAGGTTTCAACGCCATCATTACGTCCAGGCGACCCTGGTTGGGTAATGAGAGCTCGAGTACCCATGCCCAATGTGAGAGAATACATAAGGAGGCCGGAATGGACATCCGAAATAGATATATCACAagatcaaaaaaagaaattaacacTTTTAGACAAACATAAACGGCTATTTGCAGATCGTAGAAGACGAAATCGGCAGCAACATGCAATGAAAATAAGTCTGGAAGGTAAAAATATGgatctttaa
- the LOC121121133 gene encoding uncharacterized protein — MSSENSVPEKSEEGFKPRAKMTLHDLQRRKIQKLMSDPNKPVFIPTKNSEKDPNKAPDFVYNVMGSSAGAGSGEFHVYRQIRRKEMARQKILEGRRRADVLNAEFVNKMEETKKAEENKTSKKRAKRQRRKEKMKAKKAKGLLKSKTQDGDSSSISSSEEEEEGETLHSSNEERLLSSEKDTKEPALESSDTQNCNASQKVSETENSKREEESLRRKDVPQDDS; from the exons ATGTCCTCGGAGAATTCCGTCCCTGAGAAAAGTGAAGAAGGATTCAAGCCTCGTGCCAAAATGACTCTTCACGATCTTCAACGTCGTAAAATACAGAAATTAATGTCAGATCCCAATAAACCCGTCTTCATTCCGACTAAGAACTCGGAAAAAGATCCAAACAAAGCTCCGGATTTCGTGTATAACGTCATGGGATCCTCTGCAGGAGCCGGATCAGGTGAATTCCATGTCTATCGACAGATTCGACGAAAGGAAATGGCGCGCCAAAAGATCCTTGAAGGGAGGCGTCGAGCGGATGTTCTCAATGCAGAGTTTGTCAATAAAATGGAGGAGACGAAAAAAGCT gaagaaaataaaacaagtaAGAAAAGAGCCAAACGACAAAGGCGAAAGGAAAAGATGAAAGCAAAGAAGGCTAAAGGCCTTTTGAAATCTAAGACTCAAGATGGAGACTCATCATCAATATCCTcttcagaagaagaagaagaaggagaaacATTGCATTCCTCAAATGAGGAGAGATTATTATCCTCAGAAAAAGACACTAAAGAACCAGCTTTAGAATCCAGTGATACGCAAAATTGTAATGCAAGCCAAAAGGTGTCTGAAACCGAAAATAGCAAAAGAGAGGAAGAATCCTTGAGAAGGAAGGATGTTCCTCAGGATGATAGTTGA
- the ergic53 gene encoding protein ERGIC-53 has translation MKIVVLLGILSLSLALTSALQSPSPTFRERFEYKHSFKPPYLAQKDGSVPFFEYSGNAIASHESVRITPSLRSQKGMIWSRLATTFESWRVEIDFRVTGRGRVGADGLAFWFTAQKGIEGPVFGSSDKWNGLGIFFDSFDNDNKHNNPYIMAMGNDGTIGYDHQNDGSTQQLAGCLRDFRNKPFPVKAKIEFFNNILTVFFHNGISNNDKDFELCLRVENMFLPKTGYFGISAATGGLADDHDVLRFSVSSLHPTEQGVPFQAPSDAESKKFEMEFEEYQKKLKDQKDQWAIDNPEQAKAKEDHDDWSNWFSDSDKELQQIFQGQSAIKDTINDLHRKMDEIIGRQERTLSLLSAGGQGFAQGNQPPPMPQGGAGGGVPVDTIRRDEVNVVLSNQREIVSTSRDIKNFVSDIHSKANQLLNRGSSQPIGGGADPGQINEMRDSLNAIKRDLNTVSKKECPQAAASTTGGSPCVSNTFFVVFMIIHIIVLIAYLIYRDSKEAQAKKFY, from the exons ATGAAGATAGTTGTCCTCTTGGGAATTCTCTCCTTATCCTTGGCTTTGACCTCTGCCCTTCAAAGTCCAAGTCCTACCTTCAGGGAGAGATTTGAGTACAAGCACAGTTTCAAGCCTCCTTATTTGGCTCAAAAAGACGGGTCTGTCCCATTTTTTGAGTACTCTGGAA ATGCGATTGCAAGTCACGAGAGTGTTCGAATCACTCCATCTCTTCGATCTCAAAAGGGTATGATTTGGTCCCGGCTTGCCACCACCTTTGAGTCGTGGAGAGTTGAAATTGACTTCCGTGTGACGGGTCGTGGTCGCGTTGGAGCGGACGGTCTTGCTTTCTGGTTTACGGCTCAAAAGGGGATTGAAGGTCCCGTCTTTGGTAGTTCTGACAAATGGAATGGATTGGGTATCTTCTTTGACTCCTTTGATAACGATAATAAGCACAATAACCCCTACATCATGGCCATGGGCAATGATGGTACCATTGGCTATGATCATCAAAATGACGGAAGCACGCAACAACTTGCAGGCTGTCTCAGAGATTTCCGTAATAAGCCCTTCCCAGTTAAAGCCaaaattgaattctttaataatattttaacg GTTTTCTTCCACAATGGAATCAGTAATAATGATAAGGATTTTGAATTGTGTTTGAGAGTCGAAAATATGTTCCTTCCAAAAACTGGATATTTTGGCATTTCTGCTGCAACCGGAGGTCTAGCAG ATGATCATGATGTTCTTCGCTTCTCTGTTTCAAGCTTGCATCCCACAGAACAAGGTGTCCCCTTTCAAGCCCCATCTGATGCTGAATCCAAGAAATTCGAAATGGAATTTGAAGAGTATCAAAAGAAACTCAAGGATCAAAAAGATCAATGGGCCATTGATAATCCTGAACAAGCTAAGGCCAAAGAAGACCATGATGATTGGAGTAATTGGTTCTCTGATTCTGATAAAGAACTCCAACAAATTTTCCAAGGCCAATCCGCTATCAAGGATACCATTAATGATCTTCATCGGAAGATGGATGAAATTATTGGAAGGCAAGAACGTACATTGTCTTTACTTTCC gCTGGAGGCCAAGGTTTTGCTCAAGGAAATCAACCCCCTCCTATGCCACAAGGAGGAGCCGGTGGTGGGGTACCTGTTGATACCATTCGACGAGATGAAGTCAATGTTGTCCTTTCAAATCAAAGAGAAATCGTGTCTACTTCCAGAGATATCAA gAACTTCGTTTCAGATATTCATTCAAAGGCCAATCAATTACTAAATCGTGGGTCATCTCAGCCCATTGGAGGAGGCGCAGATCCAGGACAAATTAAT GAAATGAGAGATAGTCTTAATGCAATTAAAAGAGATCTCAATACAGTTTCGAAAAAAGAATGTCCACAAGCAGCTGCTTCCACTACGGGTGGCTCACCCTGTGTTTCCAATACATTCTTTGTGGTGTTTATGATTATCCATATTATCGTTTTGATTGCATATTTGATATACag gGACAGTAAGGAAGCTCAAGCCAAGAAGTTCTACTGA
- the LOC121121134 gene encoding uncharacterized protein, with protein sequence MNNSEFDLQGHFENIPMILEDHHVDCTTFNSPYYNISHSYQNSNLSNEVQESSKLIATITNNEGYSCSTSNEFEQNRCIDYEKSKLERKRERNRIAASKCRQRKIERISTLEKQVTELKEDNQKLLELMQSFKIEVHNLRGQLQYHLERGCDVRNLRAFNNNCGQSINHIKSEFNIADSSTC encoded by the exons ATGAACAATTCAGAATTTGATCTTCAAGGACATTTCGAAAATATCCCAATGATTTTGGAAGATCATCATGTTGATTGCACGACCTTCAACAGcccttattataatatatctcaCTCCTATCAGAATAG taatttaagTAATGAAGTTCAGGAATCTTCCAAACTAATAGCCACAATCACTAACAATGAGGGATATTCCTGTTCCACATCAAATGAATTTGAGCAAAATCGATGTATAGACTATGAAAAAAGCAAATTAGAGaggaaaagagaaagaaatcgAATTGCAGCTTCCAAATGTCGacagagaaaaattgagaggaTTTCAACCCTAG aaaaacaagTGACAGAATTGAAGGAAGATAATCAAAAACTACTAGAATTAATGCAGTCCTTCAAGATAGAAGTTCATAATTTAAGAGGTCAGCTACAATATCATTTAGAAAGAGGATGCGATGTCCGAAACCTCAGAGCATTTAACAATAATTGCGGGCAAAGCATAAATCACATCAAATCTGAATTCAACATTGCAGATTCCAgtacatgttaa